CCGGCGTCGGCTCGAACGGCACCCAGCCGATCCCCGCGATGTACGCCTCGACCCAAGAGTGAGCGTCGAGCTGCCGCACCTGCACCTGGTACACCGTGCGTCCGTCTACCTGCTCGCTCGTCACCACTTCGCCGGGCGCGAAGCCTTTGACCCAGCGGGCGGGCACTCCCGCCGAGCGCAGCAGCACCGTCATCGTGGTGGAGAAATGGTCGCAGTAGCCGCTTTGTTGCTCGAATAGGAATCGGTCTACGAGGTCTTCACCGCTGCGGACGGCTCGCGTATCCTTCGTGCTGTACGTATAGCTCTCGCGCAGGTAGCGCTCGATCGCAGTCGCCTTCTCATACGGAGAAGAAGCGTGCGCCGTAATCCGATCGGCCAGCTGCTGCGTACGCGTCGTCACCGTGTCTGGAAGCTGTACATACTTGCTCTGAATAGACGCCGGGACGTCTGCTCTTGAAGCCCATTGTAGCGCGAGACGTTCGCGGTCGGTCATGACCTGTGCCTGAATGCGGTACCGCTGCAGCGGCTCGCTCAGCGCAGGCAGCGAGTAGCGGTCCGAGGCCGGATGCTTCCATACCCAGTTGTCTGGAATGTCGCGGCCCTGCTGCGTCTGCATCACCTCGATCCGAACCAGCTCACCGCCAGTGAACAGCATGCGACCAAGCGCTGGGTCGGCCACGATCACATCTTGTGTCACGAGTGAGAAGCCCGGCTTCGACTGCACAGCCGATGAAGCGGCAGGCAGACTTGCACGCTGCAGCTCGATCTCCGGCTCGGTCCAGCCTTGACCGGTGTAGACACTCTTGGACTCGCCGCGCCAATACGCCACTTCATCGGTCACCGCGGTAAAAGCGATCCGTCCATCCGCCTCCAGCGGCTGACCGAGCGCCCGGTCGTCCGAGCCGTAGCCGGTACGCGCCGAGCCCGACATCGACCAGCCGGACTGCTCGACATGCTGCCATAGCCTCGCTGCACGCGCCCAATCCGGCTGCTCCGCACCGTGCGGCTGCCAGAAGGAAGCGGCTAGCCCTGCAGCAGCGCCAAGGCCAATCGTCAACAGACCGGACAGCCAGATGTGGCGAGGCCGCGGGCTACCAGTAGACTCGAGAGCAGATGGCTCATCGTCCGATGGGAGAGCTTCGGCCTCATCCTGCCACCGTCTCAGCCTCTCCGGCTGCAGCGCGAGCTGAAGCAGGAGACCGATGATCGTGGACCTTGCGACAGCGCCGAGCGCATCGAGGCCGAACGCCATTTGCAGGAAAATCGGGAACGACACCGTCAGCGCGATCAGCCAGTGCATCGAGCGACGGTCGAGAACGAGCGACTGCACGACCGAGATGAAGAACGCCCAGCCGATCGTGAACAGGAGCGTCCGGGTCGAAGGCTCCCATGCCGCCAAGTTCCCCTGCAGCCCCTCCAGCACATCACGCTGCAGCTGCTGTCCCCAGCGCCCCCAGCCTGCTGCAGACGGCAACGCTTGTCCATGATGAAGCCAGACGGTGAAGAAGATTGACCATACGATCTTCACGGGCCACGTCAGCCACGGACTGAGGCGGAACGCATCGAGCAGCACGAAGAGCGAGAACGTCGCAACGAATGGCCATAAGAAATGTAGCTCCGTAATTTCCGCCAGCCTGCTGAGCGGGTACAGCCACTCCAGCAGCAACAGAAGCAGCAGCGCACTGAGCAGCAGATCCTCACCTCTGCGCAGTCGGTGGCCTTGTCCGGCACCCGTAATGCGGGCAGCTGCGGCGTGAGAATGTGGCGTCTGTATGTTGTTCGCGTTAGAGGCCATGACGCTCACCTCCTCGTGCGGGTGGGGTGTGGTGAGCGCGTGGATCGGCGCCGTGCGCAGGCGATGTATCGGACCAGATGTTGGCCCAGCCTGTAGGTGAGCCACTTGCTGCCTCATCGTTGTCGCGTAAGGGAGGGACATCGGACTGGCTCCTGTCCACGCGTACAGGTGTGGCGCTTGCCCCTAATCCGGCACTGCGCATAGACGTGACGTCGGACGGCATCGCGGCGCCGTGCGCAGTCGAGGCGAACGGTGCCGAAGCTGTTGCCGTGGCATGCGCAGGCGGGGCGGCGGCTGGCCTTCCGCCGCCGTGACGGGCTGCGGCGATCGCCGCAGCCGCTGAGACAGCGGGCTCTGCCGCTGTCGAAGTGACCTTGCAGCCGAGCGCCTCCAGCTCGCGCTGCCAAGCCGTTGCCGCCGCCGCTGCCCCGGCGCGGCTCCAAGGCCCGTGCACGTACACCACGTGCACGGCACCTCGCGGCAGCCGCCGAATCGCGGCGCCGAGCGCTTGGTCCGCCCGCGCCGTCACCACCGTGACGGCGCTGCCGCGGGCTTCGCGCAGCGCCAGCTCCGCCAGTGCCTCGGGGCGACAGTCGCCCCGAGGCACAGCTGCGAGCGCCGCCAGCAGCTCGCGCACGGCTGTGCGGCCGTGCGCCTCCACCGCGTGGCCGTCGCTTGCGGCCACGCGCACCCGCGCGCCCTGCGCCAGCGCGCGCAGCGCAAGCCCCGCCGCGGCCTCCACCGCAGCCGCCAGCGCAGGGTCCGCCCACCGGGCGGCCCCTGCGCTGGCGCCGCCTCCGGCCGCGTCCAGCACGATGAGCTGCCGGCCTTCGGCCCGCGGCAGCTCCAGCTCCTTCGCGCGCAGCTCGCCCGTGCGCGCACTGCTGCGCCAATGGATCCGGCGAAGCGGATCCCCTGGCGCATAAGGCCGCGTGCCGGCAAGCTCCGGCACGCCATCCTGCGCGGGCGGGCGCATCCCCCGCCGCGGCATCTGCTCGGCAGCGTGCAGCACCGCCGCCGCTGGCCCGATGCGGGGCAGCACGCACAGCTGCTGCCCATCCATCCCGCTGCGCCGCGTCACGCGCAGCAGCCCGAAGGCATCGCCGGCCGACACGAGCCGCTCGGCCGGCACATACGTGCCGCGGACGAGTCCACTTAGTCGTCCGCTCAGCACCGCGCTTCCGTCGAAGCCGACCGCGCCGTACGCGCGAAGCGTAACGACGTCCCCGCTTCCCACATGCACCCAATGCTCCTCAAGACGCACCCAGACACCGAAGGGAAGCTGCGTTTTTAGAACATACGTTCTATACAAGGACTGATCGTACACATGTAACGCGTCTGCCGCCGAAGCGAAGCCGAGCCCATCAGGCATAGCAGCCTCCGACGCCCCGCGCTCACCTCCAGCCGCTTCCTTCCGATCCGCAGCAGAGGCTAGCCGTCGCAGCCCGTCACGACGACCATACGCGCTTCGATGATGGCGCAATCGACCTTGACGCTGCAGACGTCCGCGAACGGCAAGCGGTACAGCACGCTCCAGAGACTGCTCCCCGGTCACACTATCCACCACACCGTGCGATTGTACCCATGACCATCGCCCATAGCGGAACGCCAGCCAGACCCAGATCCCGTACACAAGCAAGGCCATCAACAATCCGAGCAAATACGACGCCGCCCGTCCGCCCATCGTCCACGCCCACACTCCGCTAAGCGAAGCGAATACAACCAGCATTGCAATAGCGCCCATAAGTCACCCCGCTAGCCAGCCGCATGACGGCGCACGGGAACCGGCATCGCAGCTACAATCGACGACACGATCGACTCAGCCCCGCGTCCGCCCATCATCGCAGACGGCTGCAGCAGCAGCCGATGAGCGAGCACTGGCACGCACAGCGACTTCACATCGTCGGGGATCACATAGCCGC
Above is a genomic segment from Paenibacillus sp. YYML68 containing:
- a CDS encoding transglutaminase domain-containing protein, translated to MASNANNIQTPHSHAAAARITGAGQGHRLRRGEDLLLSALLLLLLLEWLYPLSRLAEITELHFLWPFVATFSLFVLLDAFRLSPWLTWPVKIVWSIFFTVWLHHGQALPSAAGWGRWGQQLQRDVLEGLQGNLAAWEPSTRTLLFTIGWAFFISVVQSLVLDRRSMHWLIALTVSFPIFLQMAFGLDALGAVARSTIIGLLLQLALQPERLRRWQDEAEALPSDDEPSALESTGSPRPRHIWLSGLLTIGLGAAAGLAASFWQPHGAEQPDWARAARLWQHVEQSGWSMSGSARTGYGSDDRALGQPLEADGRIAFTAVTDEVAYWRGESKSVYTGQGWTEPEIELQRASLPAASSAVQSKPGFSLVTQDVIVADPALGRMLFTGGELVRIEVMQTQQGRDIPDNWVWKHPASDRYSLPALSEPLQRYRIQAQVMTDRERLALQWASRADVPASIQSKYVQLPDTVTTRTQQLADRITAHASSPYEKATAIERYLRESYTYSTKDTRAVRSGEDLVDRFLFEQQSGYCDHFSTTMTVLLRSAGVPARWVKGFAPGEVVTSEQVDGRTVYQVQVRQLDAHSWVEAYIAGIGWVPFEPTPGFSGAAGSSSEAAVTAASTAPAARASATEADQPFRIASALHEAQRLAERVSRSASSAVAELWSAMPQNWQELKELLYARRVLVFAVLGVLLLVLVSLFALLLAKARMYELQGAGTSRPTESEAPSWWSQLMLSGGGLLNGLRRLTAHRHGDRLWRRLQRTYGPAAPNQTLREYASAIECRSESHRIALTKVALLLEAQRYGDPYEERGVTIDALRDAWQALRAASRSS
- a CDS encoding DUF58 domain-containing protein, with the protein product MGAIAMLVVFASLSGVWAWTMGGRAASYLLGLLMALLVYGIWVWLAFRYGRWSWVQSHGVVDSVTGEQSLERAVPLAVRGRLQRQGRLRHHRSAYGRRDGLRRLASAADRKEAAGGERGASEAAMPDGLGFASAADALHVYDQSLYRTYVLKTQLPFGVWVRLEEHWVHVGSGDVVTLRAYGAVGFDGSAVLSGRLSGLVRGTYVPAERLVSAGDAFGLLRVTRRSGMDGQQLCVLPRIGPAAAVLHAAEQMPRRGMRPPAQDGVPELAGTRPYAPGDPLRRIHWRSSARTGELRAKELELPRAEGRQLIVLDAAGGGASAGAARWADPALAAAVEAAAGLALRALAQGARVRVAASDGHAVEAHGRTAVRELLAALAAVPRGDCRPEALAELALREARGSAVTVVTARADQALGAAIRRLPRGAVHVVYVHGPWSRAGAAAAATAWQRELEALGCKVTSTAAEPAVSAAAAIAAARHGGGRPAAAPPAHATATASAPFASTAHGAAMPSDVTSMRSAGLGASATPVRVDRSQSDVPPLRDNDEAASGSPTGWANIWSDTSPAHGADPRAHHTPPARGGERHGL